CCCCTGCCGACCACGCCGAGGTACCTCTCCCCGGCACAGCGGAGGCAGAAGGTCTCTCCATCGACGTGGACAGCTCTCGTCTCCATGACGAGTTCACCGCACTTCGAGCAGCGCACGCTATCGAATATGGGCGCCTGCTCTATCGGCGGCACTTTAACGCGCTCGACCTTGAACTCCTCCCTCGGCAGGTGGAGCATTCTGTGAGCGGCTTCCTCCCAGAGCTCCCTGAGTTTTGCCCTCTCCTCCGGAGTTCCCCTTCTTTCCCGGATGACTTTGTTGAAGAGCTCCCTCGCCCCGGGTGGGTAGTACCGGGCCAGCCTCTCCGCGTCTGCGTAGATTCTCACCCCTTCCCACGTAGAGCGCTTCACGAGCGTCAAGGCAGTCTTTCCAAGGTCGAGATAGATCAGCGAGTTATTCCCGAGGGTGCAGCCCGTCGTAACTTGCACGCCGTCCGTGAAGCAGCTGTTCACCTCGACTATCGCGAGAATGCTCTCATCAACGCTGCCGGAGTAGTCGAGCCTTTTGACGCCGAGTTCCTCCATCGCCAGGAGGGAGGCCCTTATCCCGAGCGCGAGGTAGGGGCAGACGTGCCCGTGGAATTCCCTCGCGTACTCGAGGATGCCCTCGGCGTCCCTCTCCTCAACGAGCCTGTTGAGCGTGAGCATGGTATCACCAATTTCGGATAAAGTAGCACGATTTTTAACAGTTTTCTAATCTGGGTGTTATTAACCGGAGGTTGCAAACGTCTAGCCCATGAAGAACTCCAAAAGGAGAAATAAAGACCGCCCCAGCAAACCCTAAACCGGCTCCTTTCCGGTTCCGGTCATGACGAGCTTGCCGTGCTTTACCCCTTTCAGGCTCAACAGCCTGTCCGCTATCTCCTTTATCCTGCTCGCCTTTCCCTTGACGATAACGACCTCAAGACAGTTGTGCTCGTCCATGTGGACGTGGAGGCTCGAGACCACTTCATCTATGTACTCATGCTGCAGATCAAGGAGTTCCTTCACAACGTCGACCTCGTCGGGGTTGTAGAGCAAGGTTATTGTCCCGGCCACTTCAGCGTCGCCCTGCTCCCACTCGTGCCTGACTATGAAGTCGCGCATCATATCGCGTATGGCCTCGCTCCTGTTGACGTAGCCCTTCTCCTCTATTATACGGTCGAACTTCTCAAGAAGCTCCTCAGGAACGGAGACACCGAAACGTATTACACCTATGATACGTCAACCTCCCTTTCAAGTTTAGTGCAACCTTCGGCTTTGAACGTCTACCTTTTGGGGGATTGCGGAGCCACGAATTCTCCTTAGGTCACCCTTCGTGTTCACGTTGAAGAAGCTCCCCCCACCTCTCCGGGAGCGCCTCTATCTCGACATAGCAGACGTCGCTCTCCCTTATTGCCTGGTTTAGTAGGTAGCTACCTCTGCCAAGGGCTTCCTCAAGAACTCCGCGGAACTCCACAGAGTAGGTTGCGTGGAGCGGTTCGAGGTAACCGTTGCTCCATCTGGGATGCACGCGAGTTTTTTGGTCCCACAAAAGCGCTCTATGAGGTGGTCAATGAACTCCAGGACTAGAGGGGCATGTCCTCTGCCACCACGAAGGCATCCCTCACTACAAGGGCAGTGTATCCCCCATCGACCCACTGTGAGTTCGTCCACCACCATCTCGTAGCCGAACTGCTCCAGATTTCTCCTGTTGCCTGGGGAACCCACGAGGACGATTTTCTCTATCCTCCTCGCCTTCTCCAGACGCTCAAGTGCGTGGAGCAGGAAGGGCTTACCGTTAACTTTGAAAAGAACTTGTTTTCCTCGAAACACTCTCCCCTTCCGCCGGCAAGCACGGCGCCTATCATCCTTCCCCAACAAAGGATGGGGGAAGGGTTATAAGCGTGGCCCTACAGCCGCGCCAGCTCCTCGAACCTTACCAGCACCTCCTCTTTGCTCCTTATCAGGTTCTGCCTCGCCACCTCCCTCCCGTCCTTTAGATAGATCAGCGTCGGGACGTTGAGGACGTCAAAGCGGCTCACGAGGTCATTCCACTCCTCCGCGTTTACGTGGAGTATCCTAATCTCCGAGAACTCTCTGCTGACATCCTCAATAAAGCTCTCGACGAGCCTGCACGGTGGACAGCCGGGGATGGAGAACCAGAGTACGACCTTTCCGCTTTCGAAGTCGGTTTTTCCGTCGTATTCAACTATCAACTTATGCACCTCCGCGAAATAGGAATAGAGGGCTTAGATTTTGGCCCTCTTGAGCAGGAGCGAGTTTGTAACGACGCTCACGCTGCTCATGCTCATCGCCCCAGCGGCCCACTCCGGCCTGAACTCTATCCCGAAGAGGATGAAGGCCAGACCGGCGGCGAAGGGTATGAGTATCGTGTTGTAGAACATCGCCCAGAAGATGTTCTGCTTTATCTTCCCGAGGGTCTTCTGGCTGAGCTTTATAGCTCTCACCACGTCCCTTGGATCGTTCCTCATGAGAACTATGTCGCCGCTCTCCATCGCTATGTCGGTCGCGTTTCCAACGGCTATGCCGATGTCGGCCTGGGCCAAGGCTGGTGCGTCGTTTATGCCGTCCCCAACGAAGACCACTATCTCCCCTTTTTCCTGGAGCTTTTTCACTTCGTTGGCCTTCTCGCCCGGCATAACCTCCGCGAGGACGTAATCCACGCCAAGAACCCTTCCTATCGCCTCGGCCGTTCTCCTGTTGTCGCCGGTTATCATACCCACCTTCTTGCCCATCCTGTGGAGCTCCTCTATGACCTCTTTGGCGCCTTCCTTTATCGTGTCCGCTATGCCGAGGACTCCAGTTATTTTCCCGTCCACCGCAACTATTACGGCCGTCTTCGCCTCGTTCTCAAGCTTTCTCAGGGTTTCCTCGACTTCATCGAGGTTTAGGCCACTCTCAACCATGAGCTTCCTGTTGCCCGCCAAGACCTCCCTTCCGCTGACTACTGCCCTAACGCCCTTCCCTGTTATCGCTTCAAACTTCTCGGGCTCCTCAAGCTCAAGGCCGAGTTCCTCAGCCTTCCTCACCACAGCCTCGCCGAGCGGGTGCTCGGAGCGCCTCTCGGCAGAGGCAACCAGCTTTAAAAGCTCTTTCTCGTCCATCCCGAAGGTTATGACGTCCGTAACCTCGGGCTGGCCTCTGGTGAGCGTCCCGGTCTTGTCGAAGAGGACAACCGTCGCCTTCCTCGCTATCTCGAGCACCTCACCGTTCTTGATGAGTATGCCCATCTCGGCCCCCTTGCCCATGCCGACCGTTAGAGCGGTTGGAGTTGCCAGTCCGAAGGCGCAGGGGCACGCTATAACCAGAACGCTGAGGAGCGTCGTGAACGCGAAGAGGAGAGGCTTACCCGCCACGAAGTACCAGTAGGCAAAGGAGAGGAGCGCTATGGTAAGCACGGCAGGGATGAAGTAGGTCACTATTTTGTCCGCCAGCCTTTGTATCGGCGGCTTCGTGTTTTGAGCCTCCTCGACGAGCCTTATTATCCCGGCCAGAACCGTGTCCCTGCCCACGCGCTTCGCCTCGATTTTGAGGACGGAGTTCTTGTTTATCGTTCCGCCTATGACCTCGTCGCCCTCCCGCTTGAGGCCGGGCACCGGCTCGCCGGTTATCATGGACTCGTCAACGTAGCTCTCCCCCTCAAGGACGATGCCATCAACCGGAATCCTCTCGCCGGGCTTCACTATGACGACGTCGCCCACCTTAACCTCGCTTATCGGGACTTCAACCTCCTCCCCGTCCCTCAGGACGGTGGCCTTCTTCGCCTGAAGGCCTATCAGCTTCTTTATTGCCTCGCTCGTCCTTCCTTTGGCCCTCGTTTCGAGGTACCTCCCAAGGAGCAGGAAGGCCATGAGCAGGACGCTCGCCTCGTAGAAGTTGAATTCCTTGGGGATTATTCCAACGGTCGCCAAAACGCTCGCAAAGTATGCCGAGCCTATGCCGAGGGAGTACATGACCTCCATCGTCAAATTCTTATGCCTGAGCGAGGAGAGGGCCTTCCCGAATATCCCCCTGCCGGCGTAGGCTATTGCAAGCGTCGCCAGAACGAACTGAAGCGGCATCAGGTAGGGTATCTCGAGCCCGAAGCGACCGGCCTGCATTGAGGCGAAGAGCGCTATCCCTATGCCCCACGCGACGGCCAGCTTCCTCTTCATGTCCCTTAGGGTTTTCTCCCTCAGTTCCCTCTCGACGTCGTGCGTTTCTTCTCCCTCCACGCCGATGAACTGGTAGCCCACGCTCTCGATGGCCTTTTTGATGTCCTCAATGTCAACCACGCTCGGGTCGTAGCTTACCCTGGCCGTCTCGGTTCCCAGGTTTACGCTGGCCTCAAGAACGCCGGGGAGCTCTTTGAGCGCGGCCTCTATCGTCTTGACGCACATGGCGCACGTCATTCCGCCGATTTTGAGGACTACGTCTTTCCTCTCGCGCACCACGGTGTAGCCGACGTCCTCGATGGCCTTGATGATTTGATTCAGGCCCACTTCCGACTCGTCGAACTTCACAAGGACCGTTTCGGTCCCCAGGTTTGCCCTGGCGTCTTTAACGCCCGGAAGCTCCTTGAGGGCCATCTCTATGGTTTTAACGCACATCGCACAGGTCATGCCGCTGACCTTGAGAGTGATCTCCATTTTCTTCACCTGTTAGTTACTACGTTGCCGGCTTTATTGGGGTTATTTTTTACAATCTGGAAAGCAGAACCGGAGAATTTTTATAGTTTGGAACCAAGTTGGACGGGGATGGACGTGAAGATGGACGAACTCGACCTGAAGCTCATCTACCTTTTGATGGACGACTCGCGGCTTAGCATCTCGGAGCTGGCGGAAAGGCTCGGCGTGAGCAGGCCGACCGTTCGGGCGAGGCTTGAGAAGCTGGAGAAGGAGGGGGTAATCCAGGGCTACACCGTAAAGCTCAACCCCGAGCTCCTCAGGGCGCACAACGTCGTCGCGCTCATCGTGAAGACGGATGAGCCCGAGAAGATGAACGAGTTCGAGGAGATAATCGAGATAAACCGCTTCACGAGCAGGAAGTACCTCATAAAGATAGCCGTTGAAAACATGGAAGAGCTCAGAAAGGTTATCGAGGGAGCCGGTTTCGAGGTCATCGAGATAATGCCCATTCTGGGGAGCGTGGAGAGGAAGAACCCACCGAAGGTCAAGGTGCCCTTCAAGTGCGACTACTGCGGGAAGGAAATAGTCGGGGAGCCCATAGTATACAAATACCGCAACAAGGTCTACTTCTTCTGCTGCCCGACCTGTCTGAGGGAGTTCAGGAAGACGAGGGAAAGCATAGAAAAGTTCAAGCCGAAGGAAGAAGGAAGCGCCCACGAAGGGCACTCCCAGTGAGGAATGGTCTATCACTCCTCTCCATCTTCCTCGATACCCATGTACCTCTCGCAGGCCTCGTGCATCTCCTTTATTTCTTTCCAGTCAATACCATGTGCTCCTCCATCTCGGCCTCCATTTCCTCATGGATTTCCGTGAAGTTGCCGCTGACCATGTAGTCCTGCATCTGCGCGTACATCTCGTCGTCAATCATGCCGTAGCCCATCATTCCACCGTGCATGCCATAGCCGCCCATTGGGCCGAAGCCCCAGCGCAGGTCGGTTTTCTCGGCTATGTCGAATCCTCCACTGTGTGCCATCCCCAGGGGAACGGCTATGAGCGCCCCTATGAGGAGCCCTATGAAGAGCGACTTCCACTCCATTCCGCATCACCTCTTGCGTTGTTTCCATAGGGCGGTCAGTCGGAAGGAATAATATGCTTATTATTCGCAGATTGGCAACCAAAAAGGTTGATTTTTTCAGGAATGAAAAGATGAAGTCGTAATTTGCGTTGCCAGTTGAAGGCATTCAAAAAGAAGAAATAATAAAGCGGTAAGATGTCACTCTTTCAGAAGCTTTCTTCTCCGCCTTTCGTACTCTTTGTCGTCTATCTCGCCACGTGCGTACTTCTCGTCGAGGATCTCAAGCGCCCTTCTCCTTGAGCTCCTGTTCCCACCTGAGCCCTGCTCGGAGAG
The sequence above is drawn from the Thermococcus pacificus genome and encodes:
- a CDS encoding FmdE family protein, producing the protein MLTLNRLVEERDAEGILEYAREFHGHVCPYLALGIRASLLAMEELGVKRLDYSGSVDESILAIVEVNSCFTDGVQVTTGCTLGNNSLIYLDLGKTALTLVKRSTWEGVRIYADAERLARYYPPGARELFNKVIRERRGTPEERAKLRELWEEAAHRMLHLPREEFKVERVKVPPIEQAPIFDSVRCSKCGELVMETRAVHVDGETFCLRCAGERYLGVVGRGIIELGGME
- the nikR gene encoding nickel-responsive transcriptional regulator NikR — its product is MGVIRFGVSVPEELLEKFDRIIEEKGYVNRSEAIRDMMRDFIVRHEWEQGDAEVAGTITLLYNPDEVDVVKELLDLQHEYIDEVVSSLHVHMDEHNCLEVVIVKGKASRIKEIADRLLSLKGVKHGKLVMTGTGKEPV
- a CDS encoding thioredoxin family protein, with amino-acid sequence MIVEYDGKTDFESGKVVLWFSIPGCPPCRLVESFIEDVSREFSEIRILHVNAEEWNDLVSRFDVLNVPTLIYLKDGREVARQNLIRSKEEVLVRFEELARL
- a CDS encoding heavy metal translocating P-type ATPase, translating into MEITLKVSGMTCAMCVKTIEMALKELPGVKDARANLGTETVLVKFDESEVGLNQIIKAIEDVGYTVVRERKDVVLKIGGMTCAMCVKTIEAALKELPGVLEASVNLGTETARVSYDPSVVDIEDIKKAIESVGYQFIGVEGEETHDVERELREKTLRDMKRKLAVAWGIGIALFASMQAGRFGLEIPYLMPLQFVLATLAIAYAGRGIFGKALSSLRHKNLTMEVMYSLGIGSAYFASVLATVGIIPKEFNFYEASVLLMAFLLLGRYLETRAKGRTSEAIKKLIGLQAKKATVLRDGEEVEVPISEVKVGDVVIVKPGERIPVDGIVLEGESYVDESMITGEPVPGLKREGDEVIGGTINKNSVLKIEAKRVGRDTVLAGIIRLVEEAQNTKPPIQRLADKIVTYFIPAVLTIALLSFAYWYFVAGKPLLFAFTTLLSVLVIACPCAFGLATPTALTVGMGKGAEMGILIKNGEVLEIARKATVVLFDKTGTLTRGQPEVTDVITFGMDEKELLKLVASAERRSEHPLGEAVVRKAEELGLELEEPEKFEAITGKGVRAVVSGREVLAGNRKLMVESGLNLDEVEETLRKLENEAKTAVIVAVDGKITGVLGIADTIKEGAKEVIEELHRMGKKVGMITGDNRRTAEAIGRVLGVDYVLAEVMPGEKANEVKKLQEKGEIVVFVGDGINDAPALAQADIGIAVGNATDIAMESGDIVLMRNDPRDVVRAIKLSQKTLGKIKQNIFWAMFYNTILIPFAAGLAFILFGIEFRPEWAAGAMSMSSVSVVTNSLLLKRAKI
- a CDS encoding TRASH domain-containing protein, whose protein sequence is MDVKMDELDLKLIYLLMDDSRLSISELAERLGVSRPTVRARLEKLEKEGVIQGYTVKLNPELLRAHNVVALIVKTDEPEKMNEFEEIIEINRFTSRKYLIKIAVENMEELRKVIEGAGFEVIEIMPILGSVERKNPPKVKVPFKCDYCGKEIVGEPIVYKYRNKVYFFCCPTCLREFRKTRESIEKFKPKEEGSAHEGHSQ